A DNA window from Janibacter sp. A1S7 contains the following coding sequences:
- a CDS encoding polyprenyl synthetase family protein, with product MTPPPLPFATGEHVPHPLDRADLRTRVQTRLDAELDRWESELAEIGPDVADLIDPVRSLLQGGKRLRAGFAYWGWRAAGQQDHEGAISLAAAMEFFQAAALIHDDVMDDSETRRGRPAMHRSLADAHEDRRWNGDAGRFGTAGAILAGNLCLGWCDDLFTDSGLPAPALAAARPTFEKMRGQLMAGQFLDIVTSMRPWHQLEDAERIERSRHVIRYKSAQYSVEHPLLIGATAGGASRADQQALSRYGLALGEAFQLRDDVLGVFGDPDTTGKPAGDDLREGKRTVLIARALAGADTATAARVEAWLGSPDLGEAEVESFRALLVDTGALDGVEADITHGAEAARAALAEAGGVAESAREVLSDLIDTTTARST from the coding sequence ATGACCCCGCCACCCCTCCCCTTCGCGACTGGAGAACACGTGCCGCACCCCCTGGACCGGGCAGACCTGCGTACGCGGGTCCAGACCCGTCTGGATGCCGAGCTGGACCGGTGGGAGAGCGAGCTCGCCGAGATCGGTCCCGACGTCGCCGACCTCATCGACCCCGTGCGGAGCCTGCTGCAGGGCGGCAAGCGGCTGCGCGCCGGCTTCGCCTACTGGGGGTGGCGCGCCGCGGGCCAGCAGGACCACGAGGGGGCGATCTCCCTGGCCGCCGCCATGGAGTTCTTCCAGGCCGCCGCCCTCATCCACGACGACGTCATGGACGACAGCGAGACCCGTCGCGGCAGGCCGGCGATGCACCGCTCGCTCGCGGACGCCCACGAGGACCGCCGGTGGAACGGCGACGCGGGCCGCTTCGGCACCGCCGGCGCGATCCTCGCCGGCAACCTCTGCCTGGGCTGGTGCGACGACCTCTTCACCGACTCAGGGCTGCCCGCGCCGGCGCTGGCCGCCGCCCGCCCGACCTTCGAGAAGATGCGCGGCCAGCTCATGGCCGGGCAGTTCCTCGACATCGTCACCTCGATGCGTCCGTGGCACCAGCTCGAGGACGCGGAGCGCATCGAGCGCTCCCGACACGTCATCCGGTACAAGAGCGCCCAGTACTCGGTCGAGCACCCGCTGCTCATCGGCGCCACCGCCGGAGGCGCCTCGAGGGCGGACCAGCAGGCACTCTCCCGCTACGGGCTCGCGCTCGGTGAGGCCTTCCAGCTGCGCGACGACGTGCTCGGCGTCTTCGGCGACCCGGACACCACCGGCAAGCCGGCCGGGGACGACCTGCGCGAGGGCAAGCGCACCGTGCTGATCGCCCGGGCGCTCGCCGGCGCCGACACGGCCACGGCGGCCCGGGTCGAGGCGTGGCTCGGCTCCCCCGACCTCGGCGAGGCGGAGGTGGAGTCCTTCCGTGCGTTGCTCGTCGACACCGGGGCGCTCGACGGCGTCGAGGCCGACATCACCCACGGGGCGGAGGCGGCCCGCGCTGCCCTGGCAGAGGCCGGCGGGGTGGCCGAATCGGCGCGTGAGGTGCTCAGCGACCTCATCGACACCACGACTGCGCGCAGTACCTGA
- a CDS encoding DUF6504 family protein: MFDRMELIMVRLVEETIEVRMADPQHRSAEGQPGDGRGGPEQFLWRGRLYLVTEVVAHWQERRPWWRAATEQPLAQVPLARDVWRVSASRGLGSAPGVYDLGVDGAAATSPAGSAGSAGPTWLLLRTQD, encoded by the coding sequence GTGTTCGACAGGATGGAGTTGATCATGGTCCGGCTCGTGGAAGAGACCATCGAGGTGCGGATGGCCGATCCGCAGCATAGGAGTGCTGAGGGACAGCCCGGTGATGGACGAGGTGGACCGGAGCAGTTCCTGTGGCGCGGGCGGCTCTACCTGGTCACCGAGGTCGTCGCCCACTGGCAGGAGCGGCGCCCGTGGTGGCGGGCGGCCACCGAGCAGCCGCTCGCGCAGGTCCCGCTCGCCCGGGACGTGTGGCGGGTGAGCGCCAGTCGTGGGCTCGGCAGCGCACCGGGGGTCTACGACCTGGGGGTCGACGGTGCCGCGGCGACGTCCCCCGCCGGGTCCGCTGGGTCTGCTGGGCCCACGTGGCTGCTGCTGCGGACGCAGGACTGA
- a CDS encoding SAV_6107 family HEPN domain-containing protein: protein MAATPLLHPDRVDGAVHLLSCAAESLASAHWARTAHGRIAGTRLAVLRAAAAVLAVRGRPRTADPAESSGPTRRVDGRPEPRSTGPLDVWCLLPRVAPELTEWAQFFGAVLPGETRSGASMSVREVDDLLRQGEEFVQLVAGLLGLPPVPVTGELTSLTVPGGRG, encoded by the coding sequence GTGGCTGCCACACCGCTCCTGCACCCGGACCGCGTCGATGGTGCGGTCCACCTGCTCTCCTGCGCCGCCGAGAGCCTGGCGAGCGCGCACTGGGCCCGCACGGCCCACGGTCGCATCGCCGGGACCCGTCTGGCCGTGCTCCGGGCTGCCGCCGCGGTTCTCGCCGTGCGGGGCCGGCCCCGCACGGCCGACCCGGCCGAGTCGTCGGGCCCCACGCGCCGCGTGGACGGCCGCCCCGAACCCCGCAGCACCGGCCCACTGGACGTGTGGTGCCTGCTCCCGCGGGTGGCGCCCGAGCTGACCGAGTGGGCGCAGTTCTTCGGGGCCGTGCTGCCCGGGGAGACACGCAGCGGGGCGTCGATGAGCGTGCGCGAGGTCGACGACCTACTGCGCCAGGGGGAGGAGTTCGTCCAGCTCGTCGCGGGCCTGCTGGGCCTGCCCCCTGTGCCCGTCACCGGTGAGCTGACCTCGCTGACCGTCCCGGGAGGACGTGGATGA
- a CDS encoding DNA polymerase III subunit alpha translates to MSFAHLHVASGFSLRHGTSTPQDLVARAAELDQPALALTDRDGLYGAVRFVRAASAAGVAPVLGVDLAVGARPGPTQRRGRPTRTPVRGGAEVDPRHPRVTVLARGAGAGIPHGVGWARLCRLVSEVHLTGERGDALADPQMVARHAAAPGPEEPAPLLVLLGPASDVGAALLARRPDIARERLAAWRRLLPTGAVAIEVVDHGGPPGSPASTGHAAHLLGLADATGTPAVLTAATRHLHPQDAVVADVLDATRRLVPLDTRHLDRVTEAGHLADTPTMAAAAHRVATALGGGAGGFGCASPRQRAEVLLETTTSTALACAQDDRKDLGIGRVHLPEARVLGLGPDEDPQRVLAQRCRAAVGPRYPDASPSTLRQVEERLEDELDVIAALGYPTYFLTVAEVVDLIVDAGVRVAARGSGAGSLVNHLLGISAIDPIRHDLLMERFCSPLRAELPDIDVDVESARRTQMYERVLERFGRDRVTCVSMMDTYKARHAIRDVGAALGIPPAEVDQIAKAFPHIRARDVRSALAELPELRTRGLGSDPGGGSEGHRMGVLLDVVERLDGLPRHIAMHPCGMVLSDGGLLDRTPVESSWLGFPMSQFDKDDVEALGLLKLDVLGIRMQSAMAHAVGEVERAEGARIDLDDRQDVPLDDPATFAMIRTTRTLGCFQIESPGQRELIGKLAPTAFEDLIIDISLFRPGPVKSDMIRPFLEARHGWSRPQFLHERLVPALAETEGVVVFHEQMLRIIAETTGVTLAQADEVRRTMGSPDGQVRIEAWWRPAAVARGYPAEDVDRIWAVLAAFASFGFCKAHAAAFAMPTYQSAWLKTHHPAAFLAGVLTHDPGMYPKRLLLEEARSLGIAVLGVDVNASTGEYRIERAPVPGTRPTDPDLPDGSGWGIRLSLADVKGMSEEEIARVVAGAPYDSLTDFWQRAQVSRPVVERLVLIGAFDSVHGTGAGSGGPGLGHRGRLTRRDLLLHVAELDRWTRVSSGRSRGRTRRAAPPAWTVGELGAQQVRTTTTTPVASQLTLDLGDSPELGEGVGLPEMTVPDQVSAELEILGLDASRHVMEFYAPMLRALGVTRSTDLLSVRSNAEILAAGVKVATQTPPIRSGRRVVFLTVDDSTGPVDATFFEDTQGPYAATIFHSWLLLVRGTVRRAGDRGVSVLASGAWELSTLWDAWQRGGIEAVHAALDEADDLARARDAAHQQPEGHRVLVHASGFRQSPWADTRPAGSGVQPPRKLWHSSPGSSGH, encoded by the coding sequence ATGAGTTTCGCCCACCTGCACGTGGCCTCGGGCTTCTCCCTCCGCCACGGCACGAGCACTCCGCAGGACCTCGTCGCCCGGGCCGCCGAGCTGGACCAGCCCGCGCTCGCCCTCACCGACCGGGACGGGCTCTACGGTGCCGTCCGCTTCGTCCGGGCGGCGAGCGCGGCGGGCGTGGCACCGGTGCTCGGGGTCGACCTGGCCGTCGGCGCACGGCCGGGTCCCACACAGCGACGAGGGCGTCCCACCCGCACACCGGTGCGTGGCGGTGCCGAGGTGGACCCGCGCCATCCGCGGGTGACGGTGCTGGCACGGGGCGCCGGTGCCGGGATCCCGCACGGCGTCGGATGGGCTCGGCTGTGCCGCCTCGTCAGCGAGGTGCACCTGACCGGCGAGCGGGGCGATGCGCTCGCCGATCCGCAGATGGTCGCCCGGCACGCCGCCGCGCCCGGTCCCGAGGAGCCGGCGCCGCTGCTCGTCCTGCTCGGCCCGGCCTCCGACGTCGGCGCCGCGCTGCTCGCCCGTCGACCCGACATCGCCCGGGAGCGTCTCGCGGCATGGCGCCGCCTGCTGCCGACCGGCGCCGTCGCCATCGAGGTCGTCGACCACGGCGGCCCACCCGGCTCGCCCGCCTCGACCGGTCACGCCGCGCACCTGCTCGGGCTGGCCGACGCGACCGGCACCCCGGCCGTGCTCACTGCGGCGACCCGTCACCTGCACCCGCAGGACGCGGTCGTCGCCGACGTGCTCGACGCGACCCGCCGCCTCGTCCCCCTCGACACCCGCCACCTCGACCGGGTCACCGAGGCCGGGCACCTGGCCGACACCCCGACGATGGCCGCGGCCGCACACCGGGTGGCCACCGCACTCGGCGGCGGGGCCGGCGGCTTCGGCTGTGCCAGCCCGCGCCAGCGCGCCGAGGTGCTCCTCGAGACGACGACCAGCACCGCCCTGGCGTGCGCCCAGGACGACCGGAAGGACCTGGGGATCGGCCGGGTCCACCTGCCCGAGGCCCGGGTGCTCGGCCTGGGCCCCGACGAGGACCCGCAGAGGGTGCTCGCGCAGCGCTGCCGGGCCGCTGTCGGGCCGCGCTACCCGGACGCCTCACCGAGCACGCTCCGGCAGGTCGAGGAGCGTCTCGAGGACGAGCTCGACGTCATCGCGGCCCTGGGCTACCCGACCTACTTCCTCACCGTCGCCGAGGTCGTCGACCTCATCGTCGATGCCGGGGTGCGAGTGGCCGCCCGTGGCTCCGGGGCGGGCAGCCTGGTCAACCACCTTCTCGGCATCAGCGCCATCGACCCGATCCGCCACGACCTGCTCATGGAGCGCTTCTGCTCGCCGCTGCGGGCCGAGCTCCCCGACATCGACGTCGACGTCGAGTCCGCCCGCCGGACGCAGATGTACGAGCGGGTCCTGGAGCGCTTCGGTCGGGACCGGGTCACCTGCGTGTCGATGATGGACACCTACAAGGCCCGGCACGCGATCCGTGACGTGGGGGCGGCGCTCGGCATCCCGCCCGCGGAGGTCGACCAGATCGCCAAGGCCTTCCCGCACATCCGGGCCAGGGACGTGCGCAGCGCGCTCGCCGAGCTGCCGGAGCTGCGCACCCGCGGGCTCGGGTCCGACCCGGGCGGCGGGTCCGAGGGACACCGGATGGGGGTCCTCCTCGACGTGGTCGAGCGCCTCGACGGGCTGCCCCGGCACATCGCCATGCACCCGTGCGGGATGGTCCTGTCCGACGGGGGCCTGCTCGACCGCACCCCGGTCGAGTCGAGCTGGCTGGGTTTCCCGATGAGCCAGTTCGACAAGGACGACGTCGAGGCGCTGGGGCTGCTCAAGCTCGACGTCCTGGGTATCCGGATGCAGTCGGCGATGGCGCACGCGGTCGGGGAGGTCGAGCGGGCCGAGGGCGCCAGGATCGACCTCGACGACCGGCAGGACGTTCCGCTCGACGACCCGGCGACCTTCGCGATGATCCGCACGACCCGCACCCTCGGGTGCTTCCAGATCGAGAGCCCGGGTCAGCGCGAGCTCATCGGCAAGCTCGCCCCGACGGCCTTCGAGGACCTGATCATCGACATCTCGCTCTTCCGTCCCGGCCCGGTGAAGTCGGACATGATCCGCCCCTTCCTCGAGGCCCGGCACGGGTGGTCGCGACCGCAGTTCCTCCACGAGCGGCTCGTCCCGGCGCTCGCCGAGACCGAGGGCGTGGTCGTCTTCCATGAGCAGATGCTGCGGATCATCGCTGAGACGACGGGGGTGACCCTGGCCCAGGCCGACGAGGTGCGCCGGACGATGGGCAGCCCCGACGGGCAGGTCCGGATCGAGGCGTGGTGGCGTCCTGCGGCAGTTGCCCGGGGCTACCCGGCGGAGGACGTCGACCGGATCTGGGCGGTGCTCGCTGCCTTCGCCTCCTTCGGGTTCTGCAAGGCGCACGCCGCTGCCTTCGCCATGCCGACCTACCAGTCGGCGTGGTTGAAGACCCACCACCCGGCGGCCTTCCTCGCCGGGGTGCTCACCCACGACCCGGGCATGTACCCCAAGCGGCTGCTCCTCGAGGAGGCGCGCTCCCTGGGCATCGCCGTCCTCGGGGTCGACGTCAACGCGAGCACCGGGGAGTACCGCATCGAGCGGGCACCCGTGCCCGGTACCCGCCCCACGGACCCGGACCTGCCGGACGGGTCGGGGTGGGGCATCCGACTCTCCCTCGCGGACGTCAAGGGCATGAGTGAGGAGGAGATCGCCCGCGTGGTCGCCGGTGCGCCCTACGACTCGCTCACCGACTTCTGGCAGCGAGCGCAGGTGAGCCGACCCGTCGTCGAGCGACTGGTCCTGATCGGTGCCTTCGACTCCGTGCACGGCACCGGTGCGGGCAGCGGAGGGCCGGGGCTCGGCCACCGGGGCCGGTTGACCCGGCGGGACCTGTTGCTGCACGTCGCCGAGCTGGACCGATGGACTCGGGTGAGCTCCGGGCGCTCGCGCGGTCGGACCCGCCGCGCTGCACCTCCGGCCTGGACCGTGGGTGAGCTCGGTGCCCAGCAGGTGCGCACGACCACCACGACCCCGGTGGCCAGCCAGCTCACCCTGGACCTCGGGGACTCCCCGGAACTGGGCGAGGGGGTGGGCCTGCCGGAGATGACCGTCCCCGACCAGGTCAGTGCCGAGCTGGAGATCCTCGGTCTGGACGCCTCCAGGCACGTCATGGAGTTCTACGCGCCGATGCTCCGGGCGCTCGGGGTCACCCGCAGCACCGATCTGCTCTCGGTGCGCAGCAATGCCGAGATCCTCGCGGCCGGGGTCAAGGTCGCCACGCAGACACCGCCGATCCGATCCGGTCGCCGGGTCGTCTTCCTCACCGTCGACGACTCGACCGGCCCGGTCGACGCGACCTTCTTCGAGGACACCCAGGGTCCCTATGCGGCGACGATCTTCCACTCCTGGCTGCTCCTCGTGCGCGGCACCGTGCGGCGAGCGGGTGACCGCGGCGTCTCCGTGCTCGCCTCCGGTGCGTGGGAGCTGTCGACGCTGTGGGACGCCTGGCAGCGTGGCGGGATCGAGGCCGTGCACGCCGCGCTCGACGAGGCCGACGATCTGGCCCGGGCCCGCGACGCCGCGCACCAGCAGCCCGAGGGGCACCGGGTCCTCGTCCACGCTTCCGGCTTCCGGCAGTCGCCCTGGGCCGACACCCGCCCCGCCGGCTCGGGCGTGCAACCCCCACGCAAGCTGTGGCACTCCTCGCCCGGGAGCTCGGGCCACTGA